From the Prosthecodimorpha staleyi genome, one window contains:
- the purF gene encoding amidophosphoribosyltransferase — MTEITGEADHGLPFGNSDDDDRFHEECGVFGVFAHPEAAALTALGLHALQHRGQEAAGIVSFDGQQFHVERHIGLVGDNFAKPSVIDRLKGNRAIGHTRYATTGGAILRNVQPMFAEFHGGGFAVAHNGNLTNALTLQRQLQKRGSIFQSTSDTEAVIHLTATSDKGPLVDRFIDALRQIEGAYAFVTLSEKKMIGVRDPHGVRPLVLGHVDGAFVLASETCALDIIGGRVIRELEPGEMVIITEEGIESLKPFGPARSRFCIFEFVYFARPDSLIAGTSIYSVRKRIGRELARENPAAADVVIPVPDSGTPAAMGFAEASGLPFDLGIIRNHYVGRTFIQPTDSIRHMGVKLKHNPNRAVIEGKRVVLVDDSIVRGTTSQKIVQMVRDAGATEVHMRIASPPTTDPCFYGVDTPEKSKLIASRMSVEELARFINVDSLSFLTIDGLYRAVGEARRNNEMPQYCDACFTGEYPTRLTDRSGSDNVRQLNLIAEAS; from the coding sequence ATGACTGAGATCACCGGCGAGGCGGACCACGGTCTACCGTTCGGCAACAGCGACGACGACGATCGCTTCCACGAGGAATGCGGCGTGTTCGGCGTCTTCGCCCATCCCGAGGCGGCCGCCCTGACAGCCCTCGGGCTGCACGCCCTGCAGCATCGCGGCCAGGAGGCGGCCGGCATCGTCTCCTTCGACGGCCAGCAGTTCCATGTCGAGCGCCATATCGGCCTGGTCGGCGACAATTTCGCCAAGCCGAGCGTGATCGACCGGCTGAAGGGCAACCGCGCCATCGGCCACACCCGCTACGCCACGACCGGCGGGGCGATCCTGCGCAACGTCCAGCCGATGTTCGCCGAGTTCCACGGCGGCGGCTTCGCGGTCGCCCATAACGGCAACCTCACCAACGCCCTGACTCTGCAGCGCCAGTTGCAGAAGCGCGGCTCGATCTTCCAGTCGACCTCCGACACCGAAGCCGTCATCCACCTGACCGCGACCTCCGACAAGGGCCCTCTGGTCGACCGCTTCATCGACGCGCTGCGCCAGATCGAGGGTGCCTATGCCTTCGTGACGCTGTCGGAGAAGAAGATGATCGGCGTGCGCGATCCGCACGGCGTGCGACCGCTGGTGCTCGGTCATGTCGACGGCGCCTTCGTGCTGGCCTCGGAGACCTGCGCGCTCGACATCATCGGCGGCCGCGTCATCCGCGAGCTCGAACCCGGCGAGATGGTGATCATCACCGAGGAGGGCATCGAGAGCCTGAAGCCGTTCGGCCCGGCCCGCTCGCGCTTCTGCATCTTCGAGTTCGTCTATTTCGCCCGGCCCGATTCGCTGATCGCCGGCACCAGCATCTATTCGGTCCGCAAGCGGATCGGCCGCGAACTGGCGCGCGAGAATCCGGCCGCCGCCGACGTGGTCATCCCGGTGCCGGATTCCGGCACCCCTGCCGCCATGGGATTCGCCGAGGCCTCCGGCCTGCCCTTCGACCTCGGCATCATCCGCAATCACTATGTCGGCCGCACCTTCATCCAGCCGACCGACTCGATCCGCCATATGGGCGTCAAGCTGAAGCACAACCCGAACCGGGCCGTGATCGAAGGCAAGCGCGTCGTGCTGGTCGACGATTCCATCGTCCGCGGCACGACCTCGCAGAAGATCGTGCAGATGGTGCGCGACGCCGGCGCGACCGAGGTGCATATGCGCATCGCCTCGCCGCCGACCACCGATCCCTGCTTCTACGGCGTCGACACGCCCGAGAAGTCGAAGCTGATCGCGTCGCGCATGTCGGTCGAGGAACTGGCCCGCTTCATCAATGTCGACAGCCTGTCCTTCCTGACCATCGACGGGCTCTACCGCGCGGTCGGCGAGGCGCGGCGCAACAACGAGATGCCGCAATATTGCGATGCCTGCTTCACCGGCGAGTACCCGACCCGGCTGACCGACCGGTCGGGATCCGACAATGTCCGCCAGCTGAACCTGATCGCCGAGGCGAGCTGA